A genomic region of Dermacentor andersoni chromosome 9, qqDerAnde1_hic_scaffold, whole genome shotgun sequence contains the following coding sequences:
- the LOC126526972 gene encoding uncharacterized protein, which yields MAAAAGPGPEAQTPEPPSESPPNNDHESTATVTPPTDEEDEGPPPAAVPEPPPQPQQQQAHHRAGEPRPPAPGAGNWPLPELGRFLLAGPPSSNEQLPAGRGSSCRAAAAAMESNITLWQFLLELLLSQRYSHMITWTNEDGEFKLVNAEEVARLWGLRKNKHNMNYDKLSRALRYYYDKNIIKKVLGQKFVYRFVSFPEIVKTENKIPFHVKMESMAQAPQDLSVKGRERKRSLSDEDEPAADDVSSTSSGGGKRARPESDTDSCPSPGSGAGAPCLSPFLAAAAAHHRGKLTLPLYPPFTATRPFTLPPFPPLGPFVPYSPFEPQLVFSPAAKSISVLQ from the coding sequence ATGGCGGCGGCGGCCGGCCCCGGGCCCGAAGCCCAGACGCCGGAGCCGCCCTCGGAGTCGCCGCCCAACAACGACCACGAGTCGACTGCCACGGTGACGCCGCCGACGGACGAAGAGGACGAGGGCCCTCCCCCGGCGGCGGTGCCCGAGCCCCCTCCGCAGCCCCAGCAGCAGCAGGCGCACCATCGCGCAGGTGAGCCCCGGCCTCCGGCGCCGGGCGCTGGCAATTGGCCGCTTCCCGAGCTGGGCCGTTTCCTGCTTGCGGGGCCGCCCAGCAGCAACGAGCAGCTTCCTGCCGGCCGCGGCTCCTCTTGTCGGGCAGCAGCCGCAGCCATGGAGAGCAACATCACGCTGTGGCAGttcctgctcgagctgctgcttAGCCAGCGCTACAGCCACATGATCACCTGGACCAACGAGGACGGCGAGTTCAAGCTGGTCAACGCCGAAGAGGTGGCGCGCCTGTGGGGGCTCCGCAAGAACAAGCACAACATGAACTACGACAAGCTGAGCCGGGCGCTCCGCTACTACTACGACAAGAACATCATCAAGAAAGTACTGGGCCAGAAGTTCGTCTACCGTTTCGTCTCGTTCCCGGAGATCGTCAAGACGGAGAACAAGATCCCGTTCCACGTCAAGATGGAGAGCATGGCGCAGGCGCCGCAAGACCTCAGCGTCAAAGGTCGTGAGCGCAAGCGCTCGCTCTCTGACGAGGACGAGCCGGCGGCCGACGACGTCTCGTCCACGAGCAGCGGAGGGGGCAAGCGGGCGAGGCCCGAGTCCGACACCGACTCGTGCCCGTCGCCCGGCAGCGGAGCCGGTGCCCCGTGCCTTTCCCCGTTCCTGGCGGCGGCCGCCGCTCACCATCGCGGCAAGTTGACGCTGCCCTTGTACCCTCCGTTCACGGCGACGCGTCCCTTCACCCTGCCGCCGTTCCCGCCGCTGGGGCCGTTCGTCCCATACTCGCCGTTCGAGCCGCAGCTCGTCTTCTCGCCCGCCGCAAAGTCCATCTCAGTGCTGCAGTGA